One Calditrichota bacterium genomic window, CCGGACGCCGAGCAATCAGCGGTTCCAGTTTGCGATCGATCCCGATGCGGCGCCGGGTGCGGTTCCGGTTCCTATCGAATTTGGATTTCAGTCGGTGCATCCGAACCCGTTCAATGCGCGGCTTGCGGTGCGGTTTGGGCTAGACCAGATGGGCTTTGCGCGGCTTCGATTGTTCGACGTCCTGGGCCGGGAGGCGGCGGTGTTGTTTGCGGGTCCATCGGAGCCGGCTTACCGGACGGCGGTGGTGGATGGGAATCGTCTGTCGTCGGGGGTCTATTACCTGAGGCTCGAGTCGGCCGGTCGGGTAGAGGTGCGGAAGGTGGCGCTGGTGAGGTAGAGATTGCAGGGATTTTTATACTGAGGTGTAGTCGTCGGTCAAGGGTTAATCATCATCCAGGGCTGAACATGAAACGAATCTGGCTTGCAGCAGCGCTGTCTGGTTTGGCGGTACACGCAGGCTTATGTTCTGACGAAGGCCTTACCGCCGGTCATGCAATGCAGATATCCAGGATTGACCTTTCAGGGATTACCTTGAGTGTCACACCCGAAACCATCGACCGGGTCGAGTATTCGGATGAGACCGGTCGATTTGAGCGGATGGAAATCCCCGGTGAAGGCTACTTGAGCGAGCCGGGACGGCCACTCCTGCCGGCCGTAACACGGTGGGTGATTGTACCGGGAGACAAGGCACTCGAACTGGTTGTTACTGCGTCCGAGCCAAGGCGGGAGAGCGCCAAACTTCCGCATTTTCTGGCGCTGAATGAAGATGGATCAGCAGCGGCGGCTGTCCCGCCGGACCTGCGAACAAACGGCCCCTACCCGGCTGACCTGGCCGTAATGTCGGAGCCGATTGTCATGCGCGGCGTCCGGATGGTGTCGGTGACGACCTATCCGGTGCAATACGATGCAAACTCCGAAGAATACTTAATACGCGACCGGATCGACACTGAGATTCGCTTTACGGAAGGTGAACCTGTCAATCCAGTCTTCCTGTCCCAGCGCACCCACCGGAGCGCAACCTTCCTGAAAATGATCCGTGAACTGGCACTGAACGGCGATGACGTCGGTCGCGACGACCCCGATCGCGACCATCGACCGGCCTATGTCGGGCACTATATAATAGTAGTCCCGGATGGCCTGGTACGTTATGCAGCCCCGTTCATCGAATGGCGCCGCAAGAGCGGATACAAGGTCGAGATCCTCGCGGTGCCACAGAATCGAGAACAAGACGGGAACTGGATCAAGGGGGAGATTCAGACCCGGTATAACGGCTACCTCCGCAACGGTGTCGATCCATTCGACTTCGTTATGATCGTCGGTGACCACCAGGGCGTTCCGAATGAAGCCGGTAGGATGATTGCGAATCCCAATTATGATTGGGACTATGCTTGCCTTGAAGGCAACGACCAGATGGCCGATGTTGGCATTGCAAGATGGCTGGCGGGCAATGAATCGATGATCAACCTCAACTCGACGCGGACGTTGTTGTATGAGGCTACGCCCAGATTCGATAATCCCAACTGGATGAACAAGGGGGTCGTCTTTTCGCAGCGCTGGTCCGGGACCTGGCATCCTTCAGTCCATACCAATGTTCGTTTCCTCGTCCAACACTTCAGACAGCGCGGGATGGAGGCTGCATTCTACGAAGATATGCAGAATACTGACCAGTCCGGCGCCAACGTCTCGAACTTTCTCTACCAGCAGTTCAATGCCGGCGCGAGTGTCATTGCAGGACGGGCGCAAATGGCGTCGTTCAGGATCAATAATGTCAATCCTAACGACATTTTTCCGGTCATGTTCAACTTCGCCGGGCATCAACAGAACATCACCTGGCTCGCGTTACGAACCTATGTCAATAATCGAGCAGTCGGACCGGTGGCGGCAACGAATGTCTATGAGAACCAGATGACTTATCTCAACAACCTGATGTGGATTGAGGCTGTTAATGGACACCTTCTTAAGGATTTGCCATTCGGTTGGACACGAGTCTATGTGATGCTCGGCGCCAGCCAATATCTCGGCAACAACTTCGGTAGTATTCAGACTGTGAATGTCCGGACGTGTTACTATGGTGATCCCGGACTGCAATCGTGGTTTGGTGTTCCGCGTCGGATCGAGGCTGAAGTCGAAGGTGTTGTAAACACAGCGATGCGGCGACTCGACCTCCGCGTGACTGATGTGCAGAACGATGATCCCGTTGCTGGCGCACAAGTAACGGTATATGCTCCCGGCGACATGCCAGCCTACGACAGCAATGACTACCCAGCCTACAATGGAATGCAATGGTGGACGATGGGAACGGACGAAGATGGCTATGCACGTTTTGTTTTCGACAACGATGTGACGTTCGTACCGAATACAAACGTCTTTTATACGGTAACGGGCCGCACCATCAAACCGCTCTTTTCAGATGCGGTGCTGCGCGCTCCCACAACAGGTTTGGTTGTCCGTAATCACGCATTTGCCGAATTGGAAGGCAATGGCGACGGCGAGCCGAATCCCGGTGAAGTCCATGCCTTGGATTTGACCGTTATGAATGTCGGAAATCGCGCGCTTGAGGATATTGTCTTACACCTCTCGACGGATTCGCCCTATGTCACGGCTGTGGTCGATGAGGTGCGGATTGGGAGCATAGAAGCGCGCGGGGAGGTTCAAGTCGAAGGCGCGCGTATTGCCATTCAGCCCGGATGCCCGGATGGCGCGACCCGGCCGATCACGAGACCGGTTGTCAACCTACGATTTGAGAGCGGTAACTCATCTTGGGCGAGTGCCATAACCTTGACTCCACGAGCGCCAAATCTCGAGTTGCTCAGGGTCGTTGGTGGCGAAGTCGTCGTCGATACGGTGTTCAATCTGAATCTGGAGATACGCAACATCGGCTCGGTGCCGACAGGCCCCTTGCGAGGTCAGGTGCGCACCCTGGCCGGGGGTATAAGTTTGATTACCCCTAACGTCACGTTTTCGGCTATTGAGCCGGGTGATACGGCCCGCATCAGCGGCGACCTGCCGATGCTGGCTGGCAGTCGCGTCGTCCCGCCGGGATTCGTTAATGCGATGGAGTTGATCCTCTTTGATGACAACGACTTCCGGGATACGTTGGACTTCACGTTGCGCATCGCCACGCCCCGCTCTTCGGATGTGCCGCTTGGCCCCGACGCCTATGGCTACATCTGTTTCGACGATACCGATCAACGTTGGGACTCGGCTCCAGATTATGATTGGATTGAGATCGACCTGCGCGAAGATGGAAGGCGGTTCGACGGGCGACGCATTGATTACTCAAATCAGGAGTTTGCCGATATTGGTGAAGCGGCGCTGGTGCAACTGCCCTTCGACCTGACATTCTATGGCGAGCGCTATGATCGCATCACAGTAGTGACGAATGGCTATATCACAGTAGGAGATCAGCGTCCGTCGGTCAACTTCCTTAACTGGCCGATGGAACGTGCCATTGGCGCTGGCGCCGGGGTCATTGCGCCACTGTGGGACTGGCTCGATCTGGCACAGAACGGTCG contains:
- a CDS encoding T9SS type A sorting domain-containing protein, with product RTPSNQRFQFAIDPDAAPGAVPVPIEFGFQSVHPNPFNARLAVRFGLDQMGFARLRLFDVLGREAAVLFAGPSEPAYRTAVVDGNRLSSGVYYLRLESAGRVEVRKVALVR